In Flavobacterium cerinum, one genomic interval encodes:
- a CDS encoding four helix bundle protein, with protein sequence MKTDNLIANRTFEFAISIISLYKNLQHEKEFIISKQLMRCGTSIGANVEEAIAAQSKKDFIHKMSIASKEARETKYWLRLLDKSNITNIPVHSYLTAIEHLINIITKIVKTSQENIPK encoded by the coding sequence GTGAAAACCGATAATCTGATTGCTAATAGAACTTTTGAATTTGCGATATCTATTATCAGTCTTTATAAAAATTTACAGCATGAAAAAGAATTTATCATTTCAAAACAATTAATGCGATGCGGAACAAGCATTGGTGCTAATGTTGAGGAAGCCATTGCAGCACAATCAAAAAAAGATTTTATTCATAAAATGTCGATCGCTTCCAAAGAAGCGCGTGAAACGAAATATTGGTTACGTCTATTAGACAAATCAAATATCACTAATATTCCCGTACACAGCTATCTGACAGCAATTGAACATTTAATTAATATTATCACCAAAATTGTAAAAACATCACAGGAAAACATTCCTAAATAA
- a CDS encoding MarR family winged helix-turn-helix transcriptional regulator, with amino-acid sequence MKDKTIDYVLRATWQAVARMYNEEATKYGATMATGFALLSIDRDNGTPSTALGPKMGMEATSLTRTLKSMEEKGLIIRKKNPVDGRGVLIHLTKLGKEKRELSKATVLKFNETVKQYVSDEKLNHFMEVAEIINELILDKNIFNPEEDAK; translated from the coding sequence ATGAAAGATAAAACAATTGATTATGTTTTACGGGCAACCTGGCAAGCCGTTGCAAGAATGTATAACGAGGAAGCGACCAAATACGGAGCTACTATGGCCACAGGATTTGCATTATTGAGCATCGACAGAGATAATGGTACGCCATCTACAGCATTAGGTCCGAAAATGGGTATGGAAGCGACCAGTCTGACACGAACCTTAAAATCAATGGAAGAAAAAGGATTGATCATTAGAAAGAAAAATCCGGTTGACGGTCGTGGCGTTCTGATACATCTTACAAAACTCGGAAAAGAAAAACGGGAACTTTCCAAAGCTACCGTTTTAAAGTTTAATGAGACTGTAAAACAATATGTAAGTGACGAAAAGCTAAACCACTTTATGGAAGTTGCTGAGATCATAAACGAACTGATCTTAGACAAAAACATATTCAATCCGGAAGAGGACGCTAAATAA
- a CDS encoding AMP-dependent synthetase/ligase, whose product MTDVTRLFDFPYYQLEKYNLPDALVTKYHGEWIKTSTKEYLDKANTLSRALLRMGIQKNDKIAIISSNNRTEWNITDIGVLQTGAQTVPVYPTISEEDYQYILNHSEAKYCFISDIEVFNKINAVRNNIPSLKEIYSYNTIEGCKNWTEVLELGKDESNQQDVENIKNSIVTTDLATLIYTSGTTGRPKGVMLSHENIVSNVLASSVRVPLRAGSTRGLSFLPVCHIFERMILYLYQYYGISIYFAESIDKMSDNLKEVKPHVMTAVPRLLEKVYDKIYAKGADLSGIKKKLFFWAIDLGLHYKPYGENGWWYEKKLSIARKLIFSKWQEGLGGQLELMVSGSAALQPRLTRVFAAAGIPIMEGYGLTETSPVIAVNDQRNRGFKIGTVGKVLDNLEVKIAEDGEILCKGPSIMMGYYKDDEKTAEALQDGYFHTGDIGEIDSEGFLKITDRKKEMFKTSGGKYIAPQIIENTMKQSRFIEQIMVIGDGEKMPAAFIQPSFEFLKDWAERKHLAIGTTNEEIVANQQVIDRIKEEVDHINKKFGHWEQIKKFELTANVWSIDGGELTPTLKLKRKIIKEKYQNLYDKIYQNS is encoded by the coding sequence ATGACCGACGTTACACGTTTATTCGATTTTCCCTACTATCAGCTGGAAAAATACAACCTACCCGATGCATTGGTAACAAAATATCATGGAGAATGGATTAAAACTTCTACCAAAGAATATCTTGACAAAGCCAATACACTTTCCAGAGCACTTTTGCGGATGGGAATTCAGAAAAACGATAAAATTGCTATCATATCGTCCAATAACAGAACCGAGTGGAATATTACCGATATCGGGGTTTTACAAACCGGTGCCCAAACCGTTCCGGTATATCCTACCATTTCAGAAGAAGATTACCAATATATCTTAAATCATTCGGAAGCCAAATATTGTTTTATTTCCGACATTGAAGTATTCAATAAAATCAATGCCGTTCGCAATAACATACCTTCTTTAAAAGAAATCTACTCCTATAATACCATTGAAGGTTGTAAAAACTGGACGGAAGTTTTGGAATTAGGAAAAGATGAAAGCAATCAACAGGACGTCGAGAATATTAAAAACAGTATCGTAACAACTGATTTAGCTACCTTAATATATACATCAGGAACAACCGGACGACCAAAAGGCGTTATGCTAAGTCACGAAAACATTGTTTCCAATGTACTGGCCAGTTCCGTAAGAGTACCGTTAAGAGCCGGAAGCACACGCGGATTAAGCTTCCTTCCGGTTTGCCATATTTTTGAACGAATGATCCTTTATCTATACCAATATTACGGGATCTCTATTTATTTCGCTGAAAGCATCGACAAAATGAGTGACAACCTGAAAGAGGTTAAACCACATGTTATGACAGCTGTTCCGCGTTTATTGGAAAAAGTATACGATAAGATTTATGCCAAAGGTGCTGACCTGAGCGGAATCAAGAAAAAGTTGTTTTTCTGGGCTATCGATTTGGGACTACATTACAAACCTTATGGCGAAAACGGATGGTGGTATGAGAAAAAACTATCCATCGCCCGTAAACTGATTTTCAGCAAATGGCAGGAAGGATTAGGCGGTCAGCTGGAACTGATGGTTTCCGGTAGTGCTGCTCTGCAACCTCGATTAACACGCGTGTTTGCCGCAGCCGGAATTCCAATCATGGAAGGATACGGTCTGACGGAAACATCGCCGGTAATTGCCGTAAATGACCAACGCAACCGGGGCTTTAAAATCGGTACCGTCGGAAAAGTATTAGACAACCTGGAAGTAAAGATCGCTGAAGACGGTGAAATTCTTTGTAAAGGACCTAGCATTATGATGGGCTATTATAAAGATGACGAAAAAACAGCTGAGGCTTTACAAGATGGTTATTTCCATACCGGTGATATCGGAGAAATTGACAGTGAAGGTTTCCTTAAAATAACCGACCGGAAAAAAGAGATGTTCAAAACATCCGGCGGAAAATACATCGCTCCTCAGATTATCGAAAATACGATGAAACAATCCCGTTTTATCGAACAGATCATGGTAATCGGAGATGGCGAAAAAATGCCGGCTGCGTTTATACAACCCAGCTTTGAATTCCTGAAAGACTGGGCCGAAAGAAAACACCTCGCTATCGGTACAACCAACGAAGAAATTGTAGCCAACCAACAGGTTATCGACCGTATCAAAGAAGAAGTGGATCATATCAACAAAAAGTTCGGACATTGGGAACAAATCAAAAAATTTGAACTTACTGCCAATGTATGGTCTATCGACGGTGGTGAATTAACGCCGACACTAAAACTTAAGCGGAAGATTATCAAAGAGAAATACCAGAATCTATACGATAAAATTTATCAGAACTCTTAA
- a CDS encoding acetyl-CoA C-acyltransferase, producing MKTAYIVKAYRTAVGKAPKGVFRFKRPDELAAETIEYMMNELPNFDKTRIDDVMVGNAMPEAEQGLNVGRLISLMGLKIEDVPGVTVNRYCASGIETIGMATAKIQAGMADCIIAGGAESMSYIPMGGYKPTPDYKAAAAGHEDYYWGMGLTAEAVAKQFNVSREDQDEFSYQSHQKALKAQAEGKFDKQIVPITVEQVYIDEKGKKANKSYIVNKDEGPRADTSKEALAKLKPVFAADGSVTAGNSSQMSDGAAFVLVMSEEMVKELNLEPIARLVNYAAAGVEPRIMGIGPVKAIPKALKQAGLKQSDIELIELNEAFAAQSLAVIRELDLNPDIINVNGGAIALGHPLGCTGAKLSVQLFDEMKRRGNKYGMVTMCVGTGQGAAGIYELL from the coding sequence ATGAAAACAGCCTATATAGTAAAAGCATACCGAACAGCCGTTGGTAAAGCACCAAAAGGAGTGTTCCGTTTTAAAAGACCCGATGAACTGGCCGCCGAAACCATCGAATATATGATGAATGAGCTACCCAACTTCGACAAAACCCGTATCGACGACGTGATGGTAGGTAATGCCATGCCGGAAGCCGAACAGGGATTGAATGTCGGGCGACTAATCTCATTAATGGGATTAAAAATTGAAGATGTTCCCGGTGTAACTGTAAACCGTTACTGTGCTTCGGGTATCGAAACAATAGGAATGGCAACCGCTAAAATACAAGCCGGTATGGCCGACTGTATTATTGCCGGTGGTGCTGAAAGTATGAGTTATATTCCAATGGGAGGTTATAAACCAACTCCGGATTATAAAGCGGCAGCAGCCGGACACGAAGATTATTACTGGGGAATGGGATTAACTGCTGAAGCTGTTGCTAAACAATTCAACGTTTCCCGTGAAGATCAGGATGAATTCTCTTATCAATCTCATCAAAAAGCGTTAAAAGCGCAGGCAGAAGGGAAATTTGACAAACAGATTGTCCCGATTACCGTAGAGCAGGTTTATATCGATGAAAAAGGGAAAAAAGCCAATAAATCGTATATCGTAAATAAAGATGAAGGACCTAGAGCCGATACGTCTAAAGAAGCTTTAGCGAAATTAAAACCGGTTTTTGCTGCCGATGGAAGTGTTACAGCCGGTAATTCATCACAAATGAGTGACGGAGCTGCTTTTGTATTGGTGATGTCGGAAGAAATGGTAAAAGAGCTTAATCTGGAGCCAATTGCCCGACTGGTTAATTATGCAGCTGCCGGTGTAGAACCTAGAATTATGGGAATCGGACCGGTAAAAGCGATTCCAAAAGCATTAAAACAAGCCGGATTAAAACAATCGGATATTGAATTAATCGAGTTAAACGAAGCATTCGCAGCACAGAGTTTAGCTGTAATTCGCGAGTTGGATCTGAATCCGGACATTATCAACGTAAACGGAGGAGCCATCGCTTTAGGTCACCCGCTGGGTTGTACCGGAGCTAAATTATCCGTTCAGCTTTTTGACGAAATGAAACGCCGCGGTAATAAATACGGAATGGTCACAATGTGTGTCGGTACCGGACAAGGTGCTGCCGGGATATATGAGTTGTTGTAA
- a CDS encoding acyl-CoA dehydrogenase family protein, translated as MSDITRGGQFLVKETKSEDIFTPEDFSEEQLMMRDSVKEFVDKELWPNKDRFEKKDYAFTEECMRKAGELGLLGVAVPEAYGGLEMGFVSTMLVCDYISGATGSFSTAFGAHTGIGTMPITLYGTEEQKKKYVPKLATGEWFGAYCLTEPGAGSDANSGKTKAVLSEDGKSYKITGQKMWISNAGFCSVFIVFARIEDDKNITGFIVENVPNNGITLGEEEHKLGIRSSSTRQVFFNDTVVPVENMLAGRGEGFKIAMNALNVGRIKLAAACLDAQRRTISGAVKYANERVQFNTPIANFGAIRSKLAEMAASCYAGESASYRAAKSIEDRINARIADGVSHQEAELKGVEEFAIECSILKVAVSEDMQNCSDEGIQIFGGMGFSEDTPMESAWRDARIARIYEGTNEINRMLSVGMLIKKAMKGHVDLLGPAMKVAEELMGIPSFDTPDYSELFAEEKEIIGKLKKAFLMVAGSAVQKYGPDLDKHQQLLMAAADMLIEIYMAESAILRTEKSAKANGAENVKEQIAMAQLYLYHAVDIITLKGKEGIASFAEGDEQRMMLMGLRRFTKYTNVPNVVTLREVIADKLIKENHYCY; from the coding sequence ATGAGCGATATAACCCGAGGAGGTCAATTCCTTGTAAAAGAAACAAAAAGTGAAGACATCTTCACACCTGAGGATTTCTCAGAAGAGCAGTTAATGATGCGTGACTCTGTAAAAGAGTTTGTAGATAAAGAATTATGGCCGAATAAAGACCGTTTTGAAAAGAAAGATTATGCTTTCACGGAAGAATGTATGCGTAAAGCAGGAGAATTAGGTCTTTTAGGAGTAGCTGTTCCGGAAGCTTACGGTGGCTTAGAGATGGGATTTGTATCGACTATGCTCGTGTGTGACTATATTTCAGGAGCAACCGGATCCTTCTCAACTGCATTCGGAGCCCATACCGGAATCGGAACTATGCCGATTACCTTATACGGAACAGAAGAACAAAAGAAAAAATACGTACCGAAATTAGCTACCGGTGAATGGTTCGGTGCCTACTGTTTGACAGAGCCCGGAGCCGGATCGGATGCCAATTCCGGTAAAACCAAAGCCGTTTTATCAGAAGACGGTAAATCCTATAAAATCACCGGACAGAAAATGTGGATTTCCAATGCCGGTTTCTGTAGCGTTTTTATTGTATTCGCCCGTATTGAAGACGATAAAAACATCACCGGATTTATTGTAGAAAACGTACCGAATAACGGTATTACTTTAGGCGAGGAAGAACACAAACTAGGTATTCGCTCCTCTTCTACCCGTCAGGTATTCTTTAATGATACTGTAGTACCGGTGGAAAACATGTTGGCAGGACGTGGCGAAGGATTTAAAATCGCTATGAATGCACTGAATGTTGGTCGTATTAAACTAGCTGCGGCGTGTTTAGATGCTCAGAGAAGAACGATCTCCGGCGCGGTAAAATATGCCAATGAAAGAGTCCAGTTTAACACTCCAATTGCAAATTTTGGCGCTATCCGTTCCAAATTAGCCGAAATGGCGGCATCTTGTTATGCCGGAGAAAGCGCATCTTATCGTGCTGCTAAAAGTATTGAGGATCGTATTAATGCCCGAATCGCTGATGGTGTTTCACATCAGGAAGCCGAATTAAAAGGGGTAGAAGAATTTGCAATCGAATGTTCAATCCTTAAAGTAGCCGTATCTGAAGACATGCAAAACTGTTCCGATGAAGGTATCCAAATCTTCGGAGGTATGGGATTCTCAGAAGATACACCAATGGAAAGTGCATGGCGTGATGCTCGTATTGCCCGTATTTATGAAGGGACAAACGAGATCAACCGTATGTTATCCGTAGGTATGTTAATCAAAAAAGCAATGAAAGGACACGTAGATCTGTTAGGCCCGGCTATGAAAGTAGCAGAAGAGCTAATGGGTATCCCTTCTTTCGATACGCCGGATTATTCCGAATTGTTTGCTGAAGAAAAAGAAATCATCGGAAAACTGAAAAAAGCATTCCTGATGGTAGCCGGAAGTGCCGTTCAAAAATACGGACCGGATCTTGATAAGCACCAACAGTTATTAATGGCTGCCGCTGATATGCTGATTGAAATCTATATGGCCGAAAGTGCTATTTTAAGAACAGAAAAATCAGCAAAAGCGAATGGTGCTGAAAATGTAAAAGAACAGATTGCTATGGCGCAATTGTATTTATATCATGCCGTTGACATTATCACCTTAAAAGGAAAAGAAGGTATTGCCTCTTTTGCTGAAGGTGACGAACAACGTATGATGCTAATGGGATTACGTCGCTTTACAAAATATACGAATGTGCCGAATGTAGTGACATTGCGAGAAGTTATTGCTGACAAATTAATAAAAGAGAATCACTACTGTTATTAA
- a CDS encoding superoxide dismutase family protein, translating to MKKIFLVSIGLSALLIGCKTKTEPKTNELKIALEPKSNTQTKGNVTFSEKDGQVTFTATISGLTPGVHAIHIHEKADCSSADATSAGGHWNPTFKKHGKWGEGEYHKGDIGNFTADKNGNGKITLTTNEWCIGCGDATKDVLGKAIIVHQGADDFVTQPTGNAGGRVACTAIIR from the coding sequence ATGAAAAAAATATTTCTAGTATCCATAGGGTTAAGCGCACTATTAATAGGATGCAAAACCAAAACAGAACCTAAAACAAACGAGCTGAAAATCGCTTTAGAACCCAAAAGCAATACGCAAACCAAAGGAAATGTAACCTTTTCAGAAAAAGACGGACAAGTAACGTTTACCGCAACAATTTCCGGACTTACTCCTGGTGTACACGCTATCCATATCCATGAAAAAGCAGATTGCTCTTCTGCTGATGCAACTTCAGCCGGCGGACATTGGAATCCGACTTTCAAAAAACACGGTAAATGGGGAGAAGGTGAATATCATAAAGGTGATATCGGTAATTTTACAGCCGATAAAAACGGAAACGGAAAAATTACATTAACTACAAACGAATGGTGTATCGGTTGTGGTGATGCCACTAAAGATGTACTGGGCAAAGCCATTATTGTACATCAGGGTGCTGATGATTTTGTAACTCAGCCAACCGGAAATGCCGGAGGAAGAGTTGCCTGTACTGCAATAATCCGCTAA
- a CDS encoding LETM1-related biofilm-associated protein, with the protein MINPSINGWIDKFFIKQSPLPLPVVVYPKEFYTNIRNTGFIYGHVVDFVTDKPIETKGWTSEELTKVALLNSLYGVYGLITHDSEPKKFILKAISFYNQMNPEGFNLLKKMLPSSSPSNELEKMISERVRTNDNIISKNFSHILTNALLFMDVLAFRQYLLHGEIPNNYLKKLEETIVSLVALALNTKTNKSTYDDLLIKLFESSVRFTKFNSISIQDIQMLEFDYFNSDLEKNYLLDITGMALWSDNLLEESETQFMYNLAEQLQIDKEYASESICAIDEFIMKYQKEIPYFRYSNPVKHFYDQATQNVIVLITRNKNRLLKEISESGELMLLLAKSTHKDLDQKEKKKVKKQLLDICKTIPSLTIFLLPGGSLLLPILIKFIPKLLPSAFNENLDIE; encoded by the coding sequence ATGATTAACCCTTCAATTAACGGTTGGATAGATAAATTTTTTATTAAGCAAAGTCCTTTGCCGTTACCGGTTGTCGTATATCCGAAAGAATTTTATACTAACATCCGGAATACCGGATTTATTTACGGTCATGTTGTCGATTTTGTAACCGATAAACCCATTGAAACCAAAGGATGGACTTCGGAAGAACTTACAAAAGTAGCACTATTAAACAGTCTTTATGGCGTTTATGGTTTAATCACACATGATTCCGAACCCAAAAAATTTATCCTAAAAGCCATCTCATTTTACAATCAGATGAACCCGGAAGGTTTTAATCTGCTTAAAAAAATGCTACCGAGTTCTTCTCCGAGTAACGAACTGGAAAAAATGATCAGTGAACGGGTTCGAACCAATGATAATATCATCAGTAAAAACTTCTCTCATATATTGACCAATGCATTACTGTTTATGGATGTATTAGCATTTCGTCAATATTTATTACATGGAGAAATCCCCAATAATTACCTGAAAAAATTAGAAGAAACAATTGTAAGTCTGGTAGCATTAGCCTTAAATACAAAGACTAATAAATCGACTTATGATGATTTACTGATAAAACTTTTTGAGTCTTCCGTTCGGTTTACAAAATTTAATTCCATCAGTATTCAGGATATCCAAATGCTCGAATTCGATTATTTTAATTCGGATTTAGAAAAAAATTACCTGTTGGATATTACCGGAATGGCTTTATGGAGTGATAATTTGCTTGAAGAATCCGAAACGCAATTTATGTACAATCTTGCGGAACAATTGCAAATAGATAAAGAATATGCGTCAGAGAGCATTTGCGCTATCGATGAGTTTATCATGAAATACCAGAAAGAAATTCCGTATTTCCGTTATTCTAATCCCGTAAAGCATTTTTACGATCAGGCAACACAGAATGTAATCGTATTGATCACACGCAATAAAAACAGGCTTTTAAAAGAGATTAGCGAAAGCGGAGAATTGATGCTGCTACTCGCCAAGTCAACTCATAAAGATCTGGATCAGAAAGAAAAGAAAAAAGTCAAAAAACAATTATTGGATATTTGTAAAACGATACCGTCACTTACGATTTTCCTTTTACCGGGCGGAAGTTTACTCCTTCCGATTTTGATCAAATTTATTCCGAAGCTATTGCCTTCCGCTTTTAACGAAAATCTTGATATCGAATAA
- a CDS encoding 3-hydroxyacyl-CoA dehydrogenase/enoyl-CoA hydratase family protein, translating to MKRLIKKVAVIGSGIMGSGIACHFANIGVEVLLLDIVPRELTDAEQKKGLTLESKIVRNRIVNEHFTNALKSKPSPIYDQKFAGRITTGNTEDDLAKIKDVDWIIEVVVERLDIKQKVFEQIEQFRKPGTLITSNTSGIPIKFMSEGRSEDFQKHFCGTHFFNPARYLKLFEIIPGPKTAPEVLDFLNNYGEKFLGKTSVVAKDTPAFIGNRIGIFGIMSLFHLVKDMGLTIEEVDKLTGPVIGRPKSATFRTVDVVGLDTLVHVANGLYENCPQDEAHELFKLPDFINTMMTNNWLGSKTGQGFYKKVDKDILSLDLDTLEYRSAKKASFATLELTKTIDKPVDRFKVLVKGTDKAGEFYRKNFSAMFAYVANRIPEISDDLYKIDDAMKAGFGWENGPFEIWDAIGVEKGIELMKAEGLAPASWVTDMLASGNNSFYTVKEGITHYYNIASKSQVKVPGQDAFIILNNIRESKKIWSNSESVIQDLGDGIINIEFQSKMNSIGGGVIQGINKAIDLAEKEYSGLVIGNQAANFSVGANLAMIFMMAVEQEYDELNMAIKAFQDTMMRVRYSGIPVIAAPHGMTLGGGCEMSMHADKVVAAAETYIGLVEFGVGVIPGGGGSKEMALRAADTFHKNDVELNVLQEYFLTIGMAKVATSAYEAYDLGILQKGKDVVVVNKDRQIAEAKKHALLMAEAGYTQPVKRKDIKVLGKQALGMFLVGTDSMEAGKYISEHDRKIANKLAYVMAGGDLSEPTLVNEQYLLDLEREAFLSLCTERKTLERIQFMLTKGKPLRN from the coding sequence ATGAAACGACTAATCAAAAAAGTTGCGGTTATTGGTTCGGGAATTATGGGTTCGGGTATTGCCTGCCATTTTGCCAATATCGGTGTGGAAGTATTGCTTCTGGATATTGTTCCGAGAGAATTAACCGATGCTGAACAAAAGAAAGGATTGACTTTAGAAAGCAAAATTGTTCGTAACAGAATCGTAAATGAACATTTTACAAATGCTTTAAAATCGAAGCCCTCTCCTATTTACGACCAAAAGTTTGCCGGCCGGATTACAACCGGTAATACGGAAGACGATTTAGCCAAGATTAAAGATGTCGACTGGATCATTGAAGTAGTGGTAGAACGTTTGGATATCAAACAAAAAGTGTTTGAACAAATCGAACAATTCCGTAAACCGGGAACCCTTATAACTTCTAATACTTCCGGTATTCCGATTAAGTTTATGAGCGAAGGTCGCAGTGAAGACTTTCAAAAACACTTCTGCGGAACGCACTTCTTTAATCCAGCCCGTTACTTAAAATTATTCGAAATCATTCCGGGACCGAAAACAGCTCCGGAAGTGCTGGATTTCTTAAACAATTACGGTGAAAAATTCCTTGGAAAAACTTCAGTAGTCGCTAAAGACACACCTGCATTTATCGGTAACCGAATCGGTATTTTCGGAATCATGAGTCTCTTCCACCTTGTAAAAGATATGGGATTAACCATTGAAGAAGTGGATAAATTAACCGGACCGGTTATCGGACGTCCGAAATCGGCAACATTCCGTACCGTAGATGTGGTAGGATTGGACACTTTGGTTCACGTAGCCAACGGTTTATATGAAAATTGTCCGCAGGACGAAGCGCACGAATTGTTCAAATTACCGGATTTCATCAATACCATGATGACCAACAATTGGTTGGGAAGCAAAACCGGACAAGGTTTTTATAAAAAAGTCGATAAAGACATTTTATCATTAGATTTAGATACATTGGAATACCGTTCCGCTAAAAAAGCATCTTTTGCTACATTGGAACTGACCAAAACTATAGACAAACCTGTTGACCGTTTTAAAGTTCTGGTAAAAGGAACTGATAAAGCCGGTGAATTCTACAGAAAAAATTTCTCGGCCATGTTTGCTTATGTAGCAAACAGAATCCCTGAAATTTCAGATGACCTTTATAAAATTGATGATGCGATGAAAGCCGGCTTCGGATGGGAAAACGGTCCGTTTGAAATCTGGGATGCCATTGGTGTTGAAAAAGGTATCGAATTAATGAAAGCAGAAGGACTTGCTCCTGCTTCATGGGTTACCGATATGCTGGCATCCGGAAACAACAGCTTTTATACAGTTAAAGAAGGAATCACGCACTACTACAATATTGCATCCAAATCACAGGTTAAAGTTCCGGGACAAGATGCATTTATCATTCTGAACAACATCCGCGAAAGCAAAAAAATATGGAGTAACAGCGAATCTGTAATCCAGGATTTGGGTGATGGTATCATCAATATTGAATTCCAATCCAAAATGAACTCTATTGGTGGTGGTGTTATTCAGGGAATCAACAAAGCCATTGACCTTGCGGAAAAAGAATATTCCGGACTTGTAATTGGAAATCAGGCCGCTAATTTTTCTGTCGGTGCCAATTTAGCCATGATCTTTATGATGGCTGTAGAACAGGAATACGACGAATTAAATATGGCAATTAAAGCCTTTCAGGATACCATGATGCGTGTACGATATTCCGGTATTCCGGTAATTGCAGCCCCACACGGTATGACATTAGGTGGCGGATGTGAAATGAGTATGCATGCCGATAAAGTGGTTGCAGCTGCCGAAACGTATATCGGTTTGGTTGAATTTGGTGTCGGTGTAATTCCGGGTGGCGGCGGATCCAAAGAAATGGCATTACGTGCTGCTGATACTTTCCATAAAAATGATGTAGAATTAAACGTACTACAGGAATATTTCCTTACAATCGGTATGGCTAAAGTGGCGACCTCAGCTTATGAAGCGTATGACTTAGGCATTCTGCAAAAAGGGAAAGACGTTGTTGTTGTAAACAAAGACCGTCAGATTGCCGAGGCTAAAAAACACGCCTTATTAATGGCCGAAGCGGGATACACACAACCTGTAAAACGCAAAGACATTAAAGTGTTAGGAAAACAGGCATTGGGTATGTTCTTAGTCGGAACCGACAGTATGGAAGCCGGAAAATACATCTCCGAACACGATCGTAAAATTGCCAACAAACTGGCTTATGTTATGGCCGGTGGTGATCTGTCTGAACCAACATTGGTAAACGAACAGTATTTACTGGATTTAGAACGAGAAGCTTTCCTTTCCCTTTGTACAGAACGAAAAACATTGGAAAGAATCCAGTTTATGTTAACCAAAGGAAAACCGCTTCGTAATTAA